A single genomic interval of Methyloceanibacter caenitepidi harbors:
- a CDS encoding FAD/NAD(P)-binding protein has translation MMLRKQRFSVCVIGGGFTGGVAAIACLQRIEEPFRLTIVEPRGSLGRGVAYGGHHPLHLLNVRTRDLSAYPDKPGDFLHWAFRHLDQGENDPALLEGLGHTFLPRQLFGEYVRQRLMETVDGRPDAQFNVLTGTALSCRREGAAFVVRTDNAEAIRADVVILATAYGLPAEHGDGALSPFGNVSPNRFAQAQSLILIGSGLTMVDVLRTARREGFAGDAIVMSRRGQLPREHAAKGVVPKEMAIPATKSLARLTTSVRIACEAAEAYGTPWQAVINGLRASVPGIWRQLSVAEQARFIRHARPFWDAHRHRLPSEVHRQLQSELDEGRLRLMRARVLDVDASETGFTVSFKPRGVASVERLNVDLAFDCRGYKPELRSPLIGSLIDENLARRDPHDLGLTVEPDGRVLGLLGKPTPGLYALGPLGQGTLWEITAVPEIVRQADLAASQIAGQLPLVDLAMPA, from the coding sequence ATGATGCTTCGGAAGCAACGCTTCTCAGTTTGCGTGATTGGCGGCGGGTTCACCGGGGGCGTAGCGGCGATTGCTTGCCTCCAACGCATAGAGGAACCTTTTCGTCTGACCATCGTCGAGCCTCGCGGATCGTTAGGGCGTGGCGTCGCCTATGGTGGTCACCATCCGCTCCACTTGCTCAATGTCAGGACTCGCGACCTTTCGGCGTATCCCGACAAGCCCGGCGACTTTCTGCATTGGGCCTTTCGGCACTTGGACCAAGGCGAAAACGATCCAGCTCTCTTGGAAGGATTGGGCCACACATTCCTTCCCCGCCAGTTGTTCGGAGAGTACGTCCGGCAACGGCTCATGGAGACTGTCGACGGCCGGCCGGATGCTCAATTCAATGTGCTCACCGGAACGGCCCTGTCGTGCCGTCGCGAAGGAGCCGCCTTTGTCGTTCGCACTGATAACGCCGAGGCGATCCGGGCCGACGTGGTGATCCTCGCGACGGCCTATGGCCTCCCTGCCGAACATGGAGACGGGGCGCTTTCGCCGTTTGGCAATGTTTCGCCCAATCGCTTCGCCCAAGCGCAATCTCTGATCTTGATCGGCTCGGGCCTCACGATGGTGGACGTGCTGCGAACCGCACGCCGCGAAGGCTTCGCCGGCGATGCGATCGTGATGTCGCGCAGAGGGCAACTGCCGCGAGAACATGCCGCGAAAGGCGTGGTTCCGAAGGAGATGGCGATCCCGGCGACCAAAAGCCTCGCCCGGTTGACCACATCCGTGCGCATCGCTTGCGAAGCGGCCGAGGCTTATGGAACGCCGTGGCAGGCCGTGATCAATGGCCTGCGGGCGTCTGTTCCTGGCATCTGGCGGCAACTGAGTGTCGCGGAACAGGCTCGCTTCATCCGCCATGCGCGGCCATTTTGGGATGCCCATCGGCACAGACTGCCGTCGGAGGTTCATCGGCAGCTCCAGTCCGAGCTCGATGAAGGACGTTTGCGTCTCATGCGCGCTCGCGTTCTCGACGTCGACGCGTCGGAAACGGGGTTCACAGTAAGTTTCAAACCTCGAGGCGTCGCATCGGTGGAGAGATTGAACGTGGATCTGGCCTTCGACTGCAGAGGCTACAAACCGGAACTTCGTTCGCCGCTCATCGGAAGCTTGATTGATGAGAATCTCGCCCGGCGGGATCCTCACGATCTGGGGCTCACCGTGGAGCCCGACGGGCGCGTATTGGGGTTGCTGGGCAAGCCTACACCGGGACTCTATGCGCTCGGCCCACTCGGCCAGGGTACGCTGTGGGAGATCACAGCCGTACCCGAGATCGTACGTCAAGCCGACCTTGCGGCATCGCAGATCGCTGGCCAGCTGCCGCTCGTCGACCTCGCAATGCCCGCTTAG
- a CDS encoding LysR family transcriptional regulator has translation MSRQNVADLPAFIAVARERSFTKAAAKLGISQSALSHTIRAFEERLGVRLLTRTTRSVAPTEAGERLLRSAGPRFDEIEAELEALSELREKPAGTIRITASDHAVRWLLWPKLSAFLPSYPDIHVEIAVDNALTDIVAHRFDAGIRFGEQVEKDMIAVRIGPDLRSAVVGAKSYLARHGRPITPHDLVDHLCINLRLLAQGGLYAWEFEKDGHEINVRVEGQLVFDSIFPALDAALAGFGLAYLPEDVAQPHLADGRLTRVLDDWCPPWPGYRLYYPSRRQPTSAFTLLVDALRHRG, from the coding sequence ATGAGCCGCCAGAACGTCGCCGATCTCCCAGCCTTCATTGCCGTCGCACGAGAGCGCAGCTTCACCAAAGCGGCGGCAAAGCTGGGAATCTCCCAATCGGCTTTGAGCCACACAATTCGTGCCTTCGAGGAACGGCTTGGCGTGCGTCTCCTGACCCGCACGACACGAAGTGTTGCGCCGACGGAAGCAGGGGAACGTCTGCTACGATCCGCCGGGCCGAGGTTCGATGAGATCGAGGCAGAACTGGAAGCTCTGAGCGAGCTTCGTGAGAAACCCGCAGGAACTATTCGCATTACCGCAAGCGATCACGCTGTCCGCTGGCTCCTATGGCCGAAGCTTTCGGCTTTCTTGCCAAGCTATCCCGACATCCACGTCGAGATCGCCGTCGACAACGCCCTCACCGACATCGTCGCCCATCGGTTTGATGCGGGTATTCGCTTTGGCGAACAGGTGGAAAAGGACATGATCGCCGTGCGCATTGGTCCTGATCTCCGATCCGCGGTGGTCGGCGCGAAGTCTTATCTTGCGCGGCATGGGCGGCCAATCACCCCGCATGATCTAGTCGATCATCTCTGCATCAATCTGCGCCTCCTCGCTCAGGGCGGTCTTTATGCTTGGGAATTCGAAAAGGACGGCCACGAGATCAACGTGCGCGTGGAGGGACAACTCGTCTTCGACAGCATCTTCCCTGCCCTCGATGCCGCCCTTGCTGGTTTCGGCCTGGCCTATCTGCCGGAGGATGTAGCTCAGCCTCATCTTGCCGACGGACGGTTGACACGGGTGCTTGACGATTGGTGCCCGCCTTGGCCTGGATACCGCCTCTACTATCCAAGCCGAAGGCAACCGACCTCGGCCTTTACCCTCCTGGTCGATGCGCTGCGCCACCGGGGCTGA
- a CDS encoding SMP-30/gluconolactonase/LRE family protein: MSRITSLLLATTLVAVASIPSLGLAAELKEVWRAEGLRQPESVLFDPERNVLYVSNVDGGPTDKDGKGYIAKLTPDGKVETAEWVTGLNAPKGLGLYGDRLYVADIDRLVVIDIGTGEISKVYEAPDAKFLNDIAVDKDGRVFVSDTLTDTIYALDGNTFGVWLNSGDLAAPNGLYADNDKLIVASWGKGEMMSAKPDHLRTVDLDTKEIANLGDGTPIGNLDGIAPDGAGDFLVTDWVAGALFRVQPSGKAERLLDLNQGTADLFYRSDEKLVMIPFMNDGVLVAYRLEP, translated from the coding sequence ATGTCGAGAATCACGAGCCTTCTGCTCGCGACTACGTTGGTGGCCGTCGCGAGCATTCCAAGCCTCGGCTTGGCCGCCGAATTGAAGGAAGTCTGGCGCGCGGAAGGCTTGCGTCAGCCCGAATCCGTCCTGTTCGATCCCGAGCGAAACGTGCTCTACGTATCGAATGTGGACGGCGGGCCAACCGACAAGGACGGCAAGGGCTACATCGCGAAACTGACGCCGGATGGAAAAGTCGAGACGGCGGAATGGGTGACGGGGCTGAATGCCCCGAAGGGCCTGGGGCTTTATGGTGACCGGCTCTATGTTGCGGATATCGATCGGCTTGTCGTCATCGACATCGGTACAGGAGAGATCTCTAAAGTCTACGAGGCACCGGACGCCAAGTTCCTGAACGACATCGCCGTGGACAAGGACGGACGCGTGTTCGTCTCGGACACGCTCACTGACACCATCTACGCACTCGACGGCAATACGTTCGGTGTATGGCTAAACAGCGGCGATCTGGCTGCGCCGAACGGTCTCTACGCCGACAACGATAAGCTGATCGTAGCGTCCTGGGGCAAAGGCGAGATGATGTCGGCAAAGCCCGACCATCTCAGGACCGTTGACCTGGACACCAAAGAGATCGCAAATCTCGGCGACGGCACCCCGATCGGCAATCTCGATGGGATCGCGCCGGATGGCGCCGGAGACTTTCTTGTCACTGACTGGGTGGCTGGCGCTCTCTTCCGGGTCCAGCCCTCTGGAAAGGCCGAGAGACTGCTCGACCTAAACCAGGGAACCGCCGATCTCTTCTACCGAAGCGACGAGAAGCTCGTGATGATCCCGTTCATGAACGATGGTGTTCTGGTCGCGTACCGCTTGGAGCCGTGA